A genomic segment from Bacillus cereus G9842 encodes:
- a CDS encoding DUF3952 domain-containing protein gives MKLKKKVKVMIVVSIVASLLSGCGFGEKQIDYKPFVKALDEGDMRKVMSASDDGYAYVKERVIDFTTEKNGDDRIHNTLYQTTEGIYNLKENLLYGETTQKITSDIKNIKDRHKDNKYKEEEKYSTRFMYKDRKGYSTDSSLDVSHVKLIFNRLQGVGSLQLKVDGNKKKFNEPNTVGFTLTESQFQEIINDKLNLQYDSFETASIVFNFNDSKDTKQHPMQIIQLIISIVYEKKNSEGKLLTHTQQISVNFSSKKDNDQEAKQDYVNYEKSFQNNKSF, from the coding sequence ATGAAATTAAAGAAGAAAGTTAAGGTGATGATAGTCGTGTCAATAGTGGCAAGTTTATTAAGTGGATGTGGTTTTGGGGAAAAGCAAATAGATTATAAGCCATTTGTCAAAGCTTTGGATGAAGGTGACATGAGAAAGGTTATGTCTGCGAGTGATGATGGGTATGCGTATGTGAAGGAACGGGTTATTGATTTTACGACAGAAAAAAATGGTGATGACAGAATTCATAATACACTATATCAAACTACTGAAGGTATATATAATTTGAAAGAAAATTTATTGTATGGAGAGACCACTCAAAAAATAACAAGTGATATTAAGAACATAAAAGATAGACATAAGGATAATAAATATAAAGAAGAAGAAAAATATAGCACTAGGTTCATGTATAAAGATAGAAAGGGTTACAGTACTGATTCGAGCTTGGATGTTTCACATGTAAAACTAATTTTTAATAGATTGCAAGGTGTTGGGAGTTTACAACTGAAAGTAGATGGAAATAAAAAGAAATTTAATGAACCAAATACAGTTGGTTTTACGTTAACGGAATCACAATTTCAAGAAATAATTAACGATAAATTGAATTTGCAATATGATAGTTTTGAAACAGCATCAATTGTATTTAATTTTAACGATTCTAAAGATACGAAACAGCATCCAATGCAAATAATACAATTAATAATTTCAATTGTATATGAAAAGAAAAATAGTGAGGGAAAATTATTAACACATACTCAGCAAATATCTGTGAATTTTAGTAGTAAAAAGGATAATGATCAGGAAGCCAAGCAAGATTATGTGAATTATGAAAAGTCTTTTCAAAATAATAAATCATTCTAA
- a CDS encoding lipase family protein, which produces MKKGVEKKEDLRINSDMGKLELAGQDIYNFRDGKEPYNNIGEDAEEKNEDLLEKKFNARLIDSAEDKDTGFAAYAFKDNKTGEVIISYVGTEPGKDNNSDVVVDAEIGVHNLTNANKLAFSNWEHELKVKQYDQGEAFYEKMKQYANGKTISITGHSLGGGIANTVALRHQKDDIDVLTLNPAPVLNRDVDKFGNGFDMKNVRNIINQNDPLHIGIKAADFTLPGRMYKIPNQAGHSYAFTEKDYDENGHLIWIDKLTSDNDTGWDAIPGFLEFAQSAGAIYTGTIHDVFHRKVSIHEEKIAGVTLNLILSATPISTIINGILGYSDIVQGSKELEKLKDKVQEGFSRLNTKYEGLKSQITAEAIQFSIMATVEIKGAIDIAVEWIETTLAKCKEKVLEVLESVFNTAINFLAGSVVVYLATSEILEIAKEVAASYVQDLLDLFKGDFVVDTNVAAIVSEHILSHRHSLLNLFMNDNSRGINRSLLGEIAKDVKELSKDLKQLNDDVSEAVFSMFAKDEELGAVSYY; this is translated from the coding sequence TTGAAGAAAGGTGTGGAAAAAAAAGAGGATTTAAGAATAAACTCTGATATGGGAAAGTTAGAGCTCGCTGGGCAAGATATATATAATTTTAGAGATGGCAAAGAACCGTATAATAATATTGGGGAGGATGCCGAAGAGAAAAACGAAGATCTCTTAGAAAAAAAATTTAATGCAAGACTAATAGATTCAGCAGAAGATAAAGACACCGGATTTGCTGCTTACGCATTTAAAGATAATAAAACAGGAGAAGTTATTATTTCATATGTTGGGACGGAACCTGGAAAAGACAACAATAGTGATGTAGTAGTAGATGCAGAGATAGGTGTTCACAATTTAACAAATGCAAATAAATTAGCATTTAGTAATTGGGAACATGAATTAAAAGTAAAACAATATGACCAAGGAGAGGCATTTTATGAAAAAATGAAACAATATGCTAATGGTAAAACTATTAGTATAACAGGACATTCTTTGGGCGGAGGTATTGCAAATACAGTAGCATTAAGGCATCAAAAAGACGATATTGATGTTTTAACACTAAATCCAGCTCCAGTTTTAAATCGAGATGTAGATAAATTCGGTAATGGGTTTGATATGAAAAATGTTCGGAATATCATTAATCAGAATGATCCTCTACATATTGGGATAAAGGCAGCAGACTTCACACTTCCAGGAAGAATGTATAAAATTCCGAATCAAGCAGGACACTCATATGCTTTTACAGAGAAGGATTATGATGAGAATGGACATCTAATATGGATTGATAAACTAACAAGTGATAATGACACGGGGTGGGATGCTATCCCGGGGTTTCTGGAATTTGCTCAATCTGCTGGGGCTATTTACACAGGAACTATACATGATGTATTTCATAGAAAAGTTTCTATACATGAAGAAAAGATAGCTGGAGTTACACTTAATTTGATATTAAGTGCAACGCCAATTTCTACTATTATAAACGGAATATTAGGTTACTCGGACATTGTACAAGGTAGCAAGGAGCTTGAAAAGCTAAAAGATAAAGTTCAAGAAGGTTTTTCAAGATTAAATACAAAGTATGAAGGGCTAAAATCTCAAATTACAGCAGAAGCAATCCAATTTAGTATAATGGCTACAGTTGAAATAAAAGGAGCGATAGATATCGCTGTAGAATGGATTGAAACAACTTTAGCGAAATGTAAGGAAAAAGTTTTAGAAGTATTAGAGTCTGTATTTAATACTGCTATAAATTTTTTAGCTGGAAGTGTTGTAGTATATTTAGCTACAAGTGAAATTTTAGAAATTGCAAAAGAAGTTGCAGCTTCTTACGTGCAAGATTTACTAGATTTGTTTAAAGGAGATTTTGTAGTTGATACAAATGTAGCTGCAATTGTATCTGAACATATATTAAGTCATCGTCACTCATTGTTAAATCTTTTTATGAATGACAACAGCAGGGGGATAAACCGTTCTTTATTAGGTGAAATTGCTAAAGATGTGAAGGAGTTATCAAAAGATTTAAAGCAATTAAACGACGATGTTTCAGAAGCGGTATTTTCTATGTTTGCAAAAGACGAAGAATTAGGAGCAGTTTCATATTATTAA
- a CDS encoding DUF4176 domain-containing protein, with protein sequence MKDYMDKVLPLGSVVRLGLKEEEDVEYVITTRGLLLDENTFYDYGGVLHPVGLTEETYKLFNHTDIAEVKFEGYRNKIEGQFAAKFKMWRNEFVEKVIEKNKKQQQAQELEIKGKKEI encoded by the coding sequence ATGAAAGACTATATGGATAAAGTATTACCTTTAGGCAGTGTTGTAAGATTGGGTCTTAAAGAAGAGGAAGATGTGGAGTATGTAATCACTACGAGAGGTTTATTACTTGATGAAAACACATTCTATGATTATGGTGGAGTGTTGCATCCAGTGGGTTTAACCGAAGAAACGTATAAATTATTTAACCACACGGATATTGCAGAGGTTAAATTTGAAGGGTATCGAAATAAAATTGAAGGTCAATTCGCAGCTAAGTTTAAAATGTGGCGAAATGAGTTTGTTGAAAAAGTAATTGAAAAAAATAAAAAGCAACAACAAGCACAAGAGTTAGAAATAAAGGGAAAAAAAGAAATTTAA
- a CDS encoding DUF3952 domain-containing protein gives MKLKKKAKMIIVLSIVANLLSGCGFGETKIEYERLVKAGDMKTVMSASDEGYVYVKEEVRDSTFIEDNNKQIGVVYQTTQGIYSIKDNILFGEAQKKVNTPVEDEKHSDNPQYKEEVVFKSDIRYENGQLEASNRGKDMSNIKLMLNRVQGIKELKPNVNKKSFSQPATISYNLSEIQFKEIFNGNLELKYEKFSYATLLIEFNSAKDTKENPMEITEITISIGYKQRNEENNMIRHDQEITTYLRNKEENNRKSKKDYLQYEKKFKESH, from the coding sequence ATGAAGTTAAAGAAGAAAGCTAAGATGATAATAGTTCTGTCAATAGTAGCAAATTTATTAAGTGGATGTGGTTTTGGGGAGACGAAGATAGAGTATGAGAGATTAGTAAAGGCAGGTGATATGAAGACGGTTATGTCTGCGAGTGATGAAGGGTATGTGTATGTGAAAGAAGAGGTTAGGGATAGCACTTTTATTGAGGATAATAATAAGCAAATAGGAGTAGTTTATCAAACAACGCAAGGTATTTATAGTATTAAAGATAATATTCTTTTTGGTGAGGCACAAAAGAAAGTCAATACTCCAGTTGAGGATGAAAAACATAGTGACAACCCACAATATAAAGAAGAAGTTGTATTCAAGTCAGATATAAGATACGAAAATGGACAGCTAGAAGCTTCAAATCGAGGGAAAGATATGTCTAATATAAAATTAATGCTTAATAGAGTGCAAGGAATAAAAGAATTGAAACCAAATGTGAATAAAAAAAGCTTCAGCCAACCAGCTACGATAAGCTATAATTTATCAGAAATTCAATTTAAAGAGATATTTAATGGGAATTTAGAATTAAAGTATGAGAAGTTTAGTTATGCAACACTACTAATTGAATTTAATTCTGCTAAGGATACAAAGGAAAATCCGATGGAAATAACAGAGATAACAATTTCGATAGGCTATAAACAAAGAAATGAAGAAAATAATATGATTAGGCATGATCAAGAAATAACAACATATTTACGTAATAAAGAAGAAAATAATCGGAAATCAAAAAAAGATTATTTACAATATGAAAAGAAATTTAAAGAAAGCCATTAA
- a CDS encoding DUF3952 domain-containing protein has protein sequence MITIIIAISLLQACSFFEKKIDYEPFVKALDEGDMKKVMSASDDGYAYVKQRGIYSTYEQKEDGEHSKTIYQTSKGIYNTKDKSLYGNTTQEITSKVDNKNYREEVNYSTNISYENGQVQSTDSSLDVSYVNLIVDRLKGIGKLKMKPGDDIKKFGQPSTVGYKLTESEFQSIINDKLKIQYDEYGGGSIALHIEFTKGSEQILEVSIVMNYNKRNEEGKLVEHISQIHTYFDSHQGNNKDAKQEYIDFKAKYNETQ, from the coding sequence ATGATTACTATCATAATAGCAATCAGCCTATTACAAGCATGTAGTTTTTTTGAAAAAAAGATAGATTATGAGCCGTTTGTCAAAGCTTTGGATGAAGGTGACATGAAAAAGGTTATGTCTGCGAGTGATGATGGATATGCGTATGTGAAACAAAGAGGTATATATAGTACATATGAGCAAAAGGAAGATGGAGAGCACAGTAAAACAATTTATCAAACTTCGAAAGGTATATATAATACGAAAGATAAAAGTTTATATGGAAATACAACACAAGAAATTACCTCGAAAGTAGATAATAAAAATTATAGAGAAGAAGTTAATTATAGTACAAATATTAGTTATGAGAATGGACAGGTACAAAGTACGGATTCAAGTCTGGATGTTTCATACGTGAACTTAATTGTAGATCGTTTAAAAGGGATTGGGAAACTAAAGATGAAGCCAGGAGATGATATAAAAAAGTTTGGTCAGCCTAGTACTGTTGGATATAAACTAACTGAATCAGAGTTTCAAAGTATTATTAATGATAAGTTGAAAATACAATATGATGAATATGGTGGTGGATCGATCGCACTGCATATTGAGTTTACAAAGGGTTCAGAGCAGATATTGGAAGTAAGTATTGTAATGAATTATAATAAGAGAAATGAAGAAGGAAAGTTAGTAGAACACATATCACAAATACATACATATTTTGATAGTCACCAAGGTAATAACAAAGATGCGAAACAGGAATATATTGATTTTAAAGCAAAGTATAATGAGACACAGTAA
- a CDS encoding GNAT family N-acetyltransferase → MMRKLTKKDHEQVFAYLKEEAALNLFIIGDIEAFGYDTDFQELWGVFKENGTLKSILLRFHDSFIPYSKEEFITTDYEALLSAYKPLKLSGKSTIVEQFETASNIQLGTKNEMYFCECLNDNNLPSTPIHETIKLASLDDIERIMKLRSDIAEFPTTNESEKILSQTIKTNTGRTYYIEKDGVIIASASTSAENSLSAMVVGVCTHPNYRGNGYASLILQKMIQDFTKEGRTLCLFYNNPAAGRIYKRLGFKDIGMWTMYR, encoded by the coding sequence ATGATGCGAAAATTAACAAAGAAAGATCATGAACAAGTATTCGCTTATCTAAAAGAAGAAGCAGCCCTTAACTTGTTTATTATTGGAGATATTGAAGCTTTCGGTTATGACACAGATTTTCAAGAATTATGGGGAGTATTTAAAGAGAATGGAACATTAAAATCAATTCTACTCCGATTCCACGATTCATTTATACCCTATAGTAAAGAAGAATTTATTACCACTGATTATGAGGCACTTCTTTCCGCATATAAGCCACTTAAACTCTCTGGTAAGTCGACTATCGTAGAACAATTTGAAACTGCTTCAAATATACAACTAGGTACTAAAAATGAAATGTATTTTTGCGAATGTCTAAATGACAACAACTTACCTAGCACACCAATTCATGAAACAATTAAACTTGCCTCACTCGATGATATAGAACGAATTATGAAATTACGAAGTGACATCGCTGAATTTCCGACTACCAATGAATCAGAGAAAATATTAAGTCAGACTATCAAAACAAATACAGGACGCACATACTATATTGAAAAAGATGGCGTGATCATCGCATCCGCCTCTACTTCCGCTGAAAATTCATTATCCGCTATGGTAGTTGGTGTATGTACACACCCGAATTATCGCGGAAATGGCTACGCTTCACTCATATTACAAAAAATGATCCAAGACTTTACGAAAGAAGGCCGAACACTTTGTTTATTTTATAACAATCCAGCTGCTGGACGAATTTATAAACGACTAGGATTTAAAGACATTGGAATGTGGACGATGTATCGATAA
- the ytfJ gene encoding GerW family sporulation protein, whose translation MDHPIQGLMKAAMENLKEMVDVNTIVGEPVQTADGGVVLTVSKVAFGFGAGGSDFQTNDGQRANGNAAFGGGSAGGVSITPVAFLVVNKDGVNILHLQNATHLAEKMIELAPQTIDKIQSMFQKEEKKEGNHHPQNPDEIL comes from the coding sequence GTGGATCATCCAATTCAAGGGTTAATGAAAGCAGCAATGGAAAATTTAAAAGAAATGGTTGATGTAAATACGATTGTTGGAGAGCCTGTTCAAACGGCTGACGGTGGTGTGGTGTTAACGGTTTCTAAAGTAGCGTTCGGTTTTGGAGCAGGAGGTTCTGATTTCCAAACGAATGATGGACAAAGAGCGAACGGTAACGCTGCATTTGGTGGCGGTAGCGCGGGTGGTGTTTCGATTACACCAGTAGCATTTCTTGTGGTGAATAAAGATGGAGTAAATATTCTTCATTTACAAAATGCGACACATTTAGCAGAAAAAATGATTGAATTAGCTCCGCAAACAATTGATAAAATTCAATCGATGTTCCAAAAAGAAGAAAAGAAAGAGGGAAATCATCATCCTCAAAACCCTGATGAAATCCTTTAA
- a CDS encoding oxalate:formate antiporter: protein MSGGSDQVKNMIYINGNRRGHCFITSGITFKEFASNIPSPLHQVLLLKHNFEWTDFHYHTLFEYVEEENIHKLIQAEIDEFDEFCWVDFDDASDLDELEPKEIAELLYLAHKKEPLARTFFPLLKNRFVYFSHDDGWYNKVYYRRIADFVGMLSKVIPYKLGAFGKKRFSFFQKSKIFPAISKELIMGLIPLMEDGLYIDLAGKIESRRGLEIPVYVVGSYESTDEVLDNIDELKEEATETGWLIFDKKEQEWQWVVD from the coding sequence TTGTCTGGAGGATCTGACCAAGTAAAGAATATGATATATATTAATGGTAATCGTCGAGGTCATTGTTTTATTACATCAGGAATTACGTTTAAAGAGTTTGCGAGTAACATCCCTTCACCGCTTCATCAAGTGTTGCTTTTGAAGCACAACTTTGAATGGACGGATTTTCATTATCATACTTTATTTGAATATGTTGAGGAAGAAAATATACATAAGTTAATTCAAGCAGAGATTGATGAATTTGATGAATTTTGTTGGGTAGATTTTGATGATGCAAGCGATTTAGATGAATTAGAGCCGAAAGAAATTGCAGAATTATTATATTTGGCTCACAAAAAAGAACCACTTGCAAGAACATTCTTTCCGCTGTTGAAAAATCGATTTGTTTATTTTTCACATGATGACGGATGGTACAACAAAGTGTATTATCGTAGAATTGCTGATTTTGTAGGAATGTTAAGTAAAGTCATTCCGTATAAACTCGGTGCTTTCGGTAAGAAACGTTTTTCTTTCTTCCAAAAATCAAAAATTTTCCCAGCAATTTCAAAAGAATTGATCATGGGGCTGATTCCACTAATGGAAGATGGTCTTTACATAGATCTAGCAGGGAAGATTGAGTCAAGAAGAGGTCTTGAAATTCCGGTATATGTAGTTGGTTCGTATGAAAGTACGGATGAGGTGTTAGATAATATCGATGAATTGAAAGAGGAAGCAACAGAAACAGGTTGGCTCATTTTTGATAAGAAAGAACAAGAGTGGCAATGGGTTGTTGACTAA
- a CDS encoding class I SAM-dependent methyltransferase, with protein sequence MTTFNWHESAEKKWDSSAEFWNQNSQEMWDSGSRSTIIPFFEQYVKKEAQVLDVGCGDGYGTYKLSRAGYKAVGVDLSEVMIQKGKERGEGPNLSFIKGDLSALPFENEQFESIMAINSLEWTEEPLRALNEIKRVLKKDGYACIAILGPTAKPRENSYPRLYGKDVVCNTMMPWEFEQLAKEQGFEVVDGIGVYKRGVNEKMLGQLPTELQQSLTFLWVFMLKNV encoded by the coding sequence ATGACAACATTTAATTGGCATGAATCAGCAGAGAAGAAATGGGATAGTAGTGCGGAGTTTTGGAATCAAAATAGTCAGGAAATGTGGGATAGCGGGAGTAGGAGCACAATTATTCCGTTTTTTGAACAATACGTGAAGAAAGAAGCACAAGTGCTCGATGTTGGTTGTGGTGATGGGTACGGTACATATAAATTAAGTCGCGCAGGCTATAAAGCAGTGGGAGTAGATTTATCGGAAGTGATGATTCAAAAAGGTAAGGAGCGCGGAGAAGGACCAAATTTATCTTTTATAAAAGGAGATCTTTCTGCATTACCATTTGAAAATGAGCAATTTGAATCAATTATGGCAATTAATTCTTTAGAATGGACGGAAGAGCCATTACGAGCGTTAAATGAAATAAAGCGTGTGTTAAAGAAAGATGGATATGCATGTATTGCAATTTTAGGACCGACAGCAAAGCCACGAGAGAACAGTTATCCTCGCTTGTATGGAAAAGACGTTGTTTGTAATACGATGATGCCTTGGGAATTTGAACAGTTAGCGAAAGAACAAGGTTTTGAAGTTGTAGATGGCATCGGCGTATATAAGCGCGGAGTAAATGAGAAGATGCTAGGTCAACTACCTACAGAGTTACAACAATCGTTAACATTCTTATGGGTATTTATGTTAAAAAACGTATAA
- a CDS encoding formate--tetrahydrofolate ligase, which yields MTTTTTVKSDIEIAQEASMKKIQEIAADLNILEDELEPYGHYKGKLSLDIFKRLQDEKDGKVVLVTAINPTPAGEGKSTVTVGLGQAFNKIGKKTVIALREPSLGPTMGLKGGAAGGGFSQVVPMEDINLHFTGDIHAITTANNALAAFIDNHIQQGNTLGIDTRKIVWKRCVDLNDRALRNVVIGLGGPVQGVPREDGFDITVASEIMAVFCLATDIQDLKARLSRIVVAYNFANQPVTVKDLGVEGALTLLLKDALKPNLVQTLENTPAIIHGGPFANIAHGCNSVIATTMAAKLGDYVITEAGFGADLGAEKFLDIKARAAGIKPEAVVIVATIRALKMHGGVAKDQLKEENVDALAKGMENLQKHVETIQSFGVPFVIAINKFITDTDAEVTYLQEWCNERGYAVSLTEVWEKGGQGGVDLAEKVLKEIEKGENNYAPLYELELPLEEKIRTIAQKVYGAKDIEFAPKARKQLAQYEGEGWSNLPVCMAKTQYSLSDDATKLGRPSDFIVTIRELKPSIGAGFIVALTGTMLTMPGLPKQPAALQMDVNEDGKAVGLF from the coding sequence ATGACAACTACTACAACAGTGAAATCCGATATTGAAATCGCACAAGAAGCGAGTATGAAGAAGATTCAAGAAATTGCAGCTGATTTAAATATTTTAGAAGATGAATTAGAGCCATACGGGCATTATAAAGGTAAGTTATCTCTTGATATTTTTAAGCGCTTACAAGATGAGAAAGACGGTAAAGTTGTTTTAGTAACAGCGATTAACCCAACTCCAGCTGGAGAAGGTAAATCAACAGTAACAGTTGGTTTAGGTCAAGCTTTTAATAAAATTGGTAAGAAAACAGTAATTGCACTTCGTGAACCATCTCTTGGACCAACGATGGGATTAAAAGGTGGAGCAGCAGGTGGCGGTTTTTCACAAGTCGTACCAATGGAAGACATTAACCTTCACTTTACTGGAGATATCCATGCGATCACAACTGCCAATAACGCATTAGCAGCGTTTATTGATAATCATATCCAACAAGGAAACACACTTGGAATTGATACGCGTAAAATCGTTTGGAAACGCTGTGTTGACTTAAATGATCGTGCCCTTCGTAATGTAGTAATTGGTCTTGGTGGACCTGTACAAGGTGTACCACGTGAAGACGGTTTTGACATTACAGTAGCATCTGAAATTATGGCCGTGTTCTGCCTTGCAACAGATATTCAAGACTTAAAAGCACGTCTATCTCGCATCGTAGTTGCTTATAACTTTGCAAATCAACCTGTAACGGTTAAAGATTTAGGTGTAGAAGGTGCGTTAACGCTATTATTAAAAGACGCATTAAAGCCAAACTTAGTACAAACGTTAGAAAATACACCAGCTATTATTCATGGTGGACCATTTGCGAATATTGCTCACGGTTGTAACAGTGTTATCGCTACGACAATGGCAGCAAAATTAGGTGATTATGTTATTACAGAAGCTGGATTCGGTGCTGATTTAGGCGCTGAAAAGTTTTTAGATATTAAAGCCCGTGCAGCTGGTATTAAACCAGAAGCAGTTGTTATTGTTGCGACTATTCGTGCGCTTAAAATGCATGGCGGCGTTGCAAAAGATCAATTAAAAGAAGAAAATGTAGATGCATTAGCAAAAGGTATGGAAAACTTACAGAAGCATGTTGAAACAATTCAAAGCTTCGGTGTGCCTTTCGTAATTGCAATTAATAAATTCATTACAGATACAGATGCAGAAGTTACATACTTACAAGAGTGGTGTAATGAGCGTGGCTATGCAGTATCCTTAACAGAAGTTTGGGAGAAAGGTGGCCAAGGCGGAGTTGATCTTGCTGAAAAAGTACTAAAAGAAATCGAAAAAGGTGAAAACAACTACGCACCACTTTATGAATTAGAATTACCCTTAGAAGAAAAAATTCGTACAATTGCTCAAAAAGTATATGGCGCAAAAGATATTGAATTTGCTCCGAAAGCACGTAAGCAATTAGCTCAATATGAAGGAGAAGGTTGGAGTAACCTACCAGTTTGTATGGCGAAAACTCAATACTCTCTTTCTGACGATGCAACAAAATTAGGTCGTCCATCTGACTTTATCGTTACAATTCGTGAGTTAAAACCATCTATCGGTGCAGGCTTTATCGTTGCGTTAACAGGTACAATGTTAACAATGCCAGGTCTTCCAAAACAACCAGCAGCACTTCAAATGGATGTAAATGAAGATGGAAAAGCAGTAGGTTTATTCTAA
- a CDS encoding DEAD/DEAH box helicase: MIKDMQPFLQEAWEKAGFKELTEIQKQAIPTILEGQDVIAESPTGTGKTLAYLLPLLHKINPEVKQPQVVVLAPTRELVMQIHEEVQKFTAGTEISGASLIGGADIKRQVEKLKKHPRVIVGSPGRILELIRMKKLKMHEVKTIVFDEFDQIVKQKMMGAVQDVIKSTMRDRQLVFFSATITKAAEDAARDLAVEPQLMRITRAESKSLVEHTYIICERREKNDYVRRIMHMGDVKAVAFLNDPFRLDEITQKLQFRKMKAAALHAEASKQEREATMRAFRGGKLEILLATDIAARGIDIDDLTHVIHLELPDTVDQYIHRSGRTGRMGKEGTVVSLVTEQEERKLLQFAKKLGIVFTKQEMFNGSFVETKPKAPKKKKPAFTGKKKPR; the protein is encoded by the coding sequence ATGATAAAAGATATGCAACCATTTTTACAAGAAGCTTGGGAGAAGGCTGGTTTTAAAGAATTAACTGAAATTCAAAAACAAGCGATTCCAACTATTTTAGAAGGACAAGACGTTATAGCTGAATCTCCAACTGGAACAGGAAAAACATTAGCGTACTTATTACCCCTTTTACATAAAATTAATCCTGAAGTAAAACAGCCACAAGTTGTTGTTTTAGCACCAACACGTGAACTTGTCATGCAAATTCATGAAGAGGTTCAAAAGTTTACAGCAGGAACTGAAATTTCAGGGGCATCTTTAATTGGTGGTGCAGATATTAAGCGCCAAGTTGAAAAATTAAAGAAACACCCGAGAGTAATTGTCGGTTCACCAGGACGTATTTTAGAATTAATTCGAATGAAAAAGTTAAAGATGCATGAAGTAAAAACGATTGTATTTGATGAGTTTGATCAAATTGTAAAACAAAAGATGATGGGCGCAGTACAAGATGTAATTAAATCTACAATGCGAGATCGTCAATTAGTATTCTTCTCGGCGACAATTACAAAAGCGGCAGAAGATGCTGCACGCGATTTAGCAGTTGAACCACAATTAATGCGTATAACACGTGCAGAGTCAAAAAGCTTAGTTGAACATACGTATATCATTTGTGAGCGACGCGAAAAAAATGATTACGTAAGAAGAATTATGCATATGGGCGATGTAAAAGCAGTTGCTTTCTTAAATGACCCATTCCGTTTAGATGAAATTACTCAGAAATTGCAATTCCGTAAAATGAAAGCAGCAGCTCTTCATGCAGAAGCAAGTAAGCAAGAGCGTGAAGCGACGATGCGTGCATTCCGTGGTGGGAAACTAGAGATTCTCCTTGCTACTGATATTGCAGCACGCGGTATCGATATTGATGATTTAACACATGTAATTCACTTAGAGTTACCAGACACAGTAGACCAATACATTCACCGCTCAGGACGTACTGGACGTATGGGTAAAGAAGGAACAGTAGTTTCTCTTGTAACAGAACAAGAAGAACGTAAATTACTGCAATTTGCGAAAAAACTAGGCATCGTATTTACGAAGCAAGAAATGTTCAACGGATCATTCGTAGAAACGAAACCGAAAGCACCAAAGAAAAAGAAACCAGCATTTACTGGGAAGAAAAAGCCTAGATAA